In Zingiber officinale cultivar Zhangliang chromosome 3B, Zo_v1.1, whole genome shotgun sequence, a single window of DNA contains:
- the LOC122054735 gene encoding F-box/LRR-repeat protein At3g48880-like produces the protein MPMFSSGKLPKMSTVMPIDTPKPWWKLLASFWNYFVPNFFHMNTFMSSDLAVAVPFVCKSWYRASLDPSCWRRLNFRSLDFTPWSPFSRAFALRYCLHSPLSFSAFLRFALHCSRGVVDQLAFPLSSAVSIHDLAYASVKCLRLKALALPDNLMLEDDLRISELVRRWKDLEHLEMEIVGIFAPPILSFSRSCNLSFAIPISLPKPLSFATSSLPRLHSPPSRNPGPFRAQVSVSAAQKTKDRLPANLIVTETKGPHSIVCTFPFSTF, from the exons ATGCCCATGTTTAGCTCTGGAAAATTGCCAAAAATGAGCACGGTCATGCCCATCGACACACCCAAGCCGTGGTGGAAGCTGTTGGCCTCATTTTGGAACTATTTTGTGCCCAATTTCTTTCATATGAACACGTTCATGTCATCGG ATCTCGCCGTCGCCGTCCCCTTCGTCTGCAAGTCCTGGTACCGCGCCTCCCTCGACCCTAGCTGCTGGCGCCGCCTCAACTTCCGCTCCCTCGATTTCACACCCTGGAGCCCTTTCTCCCGCGCCTTTGCGCTCCGCTACTGCCTCCACTCCCCCCTCTCCTTCTCCGCCTTCCTCCGTTTCGCCCTCCACTGCTCCCGCGGCGTCGTCGACCAACTCGCCTTCCCCCTTTCCTCTGCCGTCTCCATCCACGACCTCGCCTATGCCTCTGTCAA ATGCCTGAGATTGAAGGCGCTGGCTTTGCCGGACAACCTGATGCTGGAGGACGACCTTCGAATCTCGGAGCTGGTGCGGCGGTGGAAGGATCTGGAGCATCTAGAGATGGAGATAGTTGGCATCTTCGCCCCGCCCATCCTCTCTTTCTCGCGCTCCTGCAATCTGTCCTTTGCTATCCCCATCTCCCTCCCCAAACCTTTGTCTTTCGCCACCTCTTCCCTCCCGCGCCTTCACTCACCTCCCTCGCGAAACCCGGGGCCTTTCCGTGCCCAAGTTAGTGTCTCTGCTGCTCAGAAGACAAAAGATAGGTTGCCAGCCAACCTCATTGTGACGGAGACCAAAGGGCCTCACTCCATTGTCTGTACCTTTCCTTTTTCTACCTTCTAA